A stretch of the Perca fluviatilis chromosome 17, GENO_Pfluv_1.0, whole genome shotgun sequence genome encodes the following:
- the add1 gene encoding alpha-adducin isoform X16, with product MNGNSGAGVVTAPPPTTAPHKERYFDRVDESSPEYQRERNMAPDLRQDFNMMEQRKRVSMILQSPAFCDELETMIQDQLKKGKTPTSLLALQQIADFMTTSMPSMYPAAPQGGMAALNMSLGMVTPVNDLRGSDSISYDKDEKLLRCKLAAFYRLADLFGWSELIYNHITVRVNSDQERFLIIPFGLLYSEVTASSLVKINLQGEIVDRGSTNLGVNQAGFILHSAIYAARPDVKCIVHIHTSAGGAVSAMKCGLLPISPEALSLGEVAYHDYQGILVDEEESTLIQRNLGPNSKVLILRNHGLVSVGETVEEAFYYIHNLVTACEIQVRTLASAGGPDNLVLLDPTKYKSRPRVPEPAVDGPSTHPKWLVGEQEFEALMRMLDNLGYRTGYPYRCPALRDKAKKHSEVEIAPSTHGGYSYGEDSDSGARSPMKQSFQRGQRDKTRWLNAGGRPDEPCEDGPDGSSPKSKPKVWTNITHDHVKPLLQSLSSGVCVPSCITNCLWTKEDGLRQSAAANQFIPMNTNPKEVLEMRNKIREQNLQDITTAGPQSQVLCASTMVERSFTQDAPLSDCTDTIDGLDVSEGSYSPAKSIRKGELVTASKAIIEKEYQPKVIVSKQGPNPFTKLTDQELEEYRKEVEQKQKGPEVQGRDDSREGSASSVPYPEPEMLPRGRSSVSTPLQSATESPSLEIAPAPSATPASERGSSSIVLSSGAEPAQGGTDSADDVFSTAEEVFSAPDSPHKEFHCAVVRALSKEPSAVQAAKAEQAPDQEQLEEPEEAEPKSQKPTTTPPSTPIRAEEGDGNSKEYLLP from the exons ATGAACGGCAACTCAGGTGCCGGCGTGGTGACggccccccctcccaccacaGCCCCACACAAGGAGCGGTACTTCGACCGGGTGGATGAGAGCAGCCCGGAGTACCAGAGGGAGAGAAACATGGCACCCGACCTGCGGCAGGACTTCAACATGATGGAGCAGAGGAAGAGGGTCTCCATGATCCTACAGAGTCCG GCATTCTGCGACGAGCTGGAGACAATGATCCAGGATCAGCTGAAGAAGGGGAAGACGCCCACTAGCCTGTTGGCTCTGCAGCAGATCGCAGACTTCATGACCACCAGCATGCCTTCCATGTATCCCGCTGCACCTCAGGGAGGCATGGCGGCACTCAACATGA GTTTGGGTATGGTGACTCCAGTGAATGATCTGCGTGGCTCAGACTCTATTTCCTATGACAAGGACGAGAAGTTGCTCCGCTGCAAGCTGGCTGCCTTTTATCGGCTTGCTGACTTGTTCGGCTGGTCCGAGCTCATCTACAACCACATCACA GTCAGGGTGAACTCAGACCAGGAGCGCTTCCTAATTATCCCCTTTGGGCTCCTGTACAGTGAAGTCACCGCTTCCAGTCTG GTGAAGATAAACCTTCAAGGTGAGATTGTTGACCGGGGAAGCACCAATCTGGGGGTCAACCAGGCCGGCTTCATTCTCCACTCTGCCATCTACGCTGCACGGCCCGATGTCAAGTGTAttgtacatatacacacatccGCGGGTGGTGCG GTGTCCGCCATGAAATGCGGCCTGTTGCCCATCTCACCTGAGGCACTGTCCCTGGGTGAGGTGGCCTATCATGACTACCAAGGCATACTGGTGGATGAGGAAGAAAGTACCCTCATACAGAGGAACCTCGGGCCTAACAGCAAG GTGCTCATTCTGAGGAACCATGGCTTGGTGTCTGTAGGTGAAACAGTGGAGGAAGCTTTCTATTACATCCACAATCTGGTCACTGCCTGTGAGATCCAG GTGCGAACACTGGCCAGCGCTGGAGGGCCAGATAATCTGGTGTTGCTGGACCCAACGAAATACAAATCCCGCCCACGGGTCCCGGAGCCAGCCGTCGACGGGCCTTCTACACACCCCAAGTGGCTAGTCGGGGAGCAGGAGTTTGAGGCTCTCATGAGAATGCTCGACAACTTG GGCTACAGGACGGGCTACCCTTACCGCTGCCCAGCATTGCGAGACAAAGCTAAAAAGCACAGTGAAGTGGAGATCGCTCCCTCCACCCACGGTGGTTACTCATACGGGGAGGACAGTGACTCAGGTGCTCGCTCCCCAATGAAACAGAGCTTCCAGCGCGGCCAGCGTGACAAGACCCGCTGGCTCAATGCCGGCGGCCGGCCTGACGAGCCCTGCGAGGATGGGCCCGATGGCAGCAGCCCCAAGTCGAAGCCTAAGGTGTGGACGAACATAACACACGATCACGTCAAACCCTTGCTGCAGTCTCTCTCGTCTGGTGTCTGCGTGCCAAGCTGTATAACCAACTGCTTG TGGACAAAGGAAGACGGACTCCGCCAGTCTGCCGCAGCCAATCAGTTCATCCCAATGAACACCAACCCAAAGGAAGTCCTGGAAATGAGGAATAAG ATCCGGGAGCAGAACCTGCAGGACATAACCACAGCAGGGCCCCAGTCTCAGGTTCTGTGTGCCAGCACCATGGTGGAACGCTCCTTCACCCAG GACGCCCCTCTGTCTGACTGTACAGACACTATTGATGGCCTCGATGTGTCCGAGGGGTCCTATAGTCCTGCTAAATCAATTAGAAAG GGGGAGCTAGTGACCGCATCCAAAGCTATCATCGAGAAGGAGTACCAACCCAAGGTTATCGTCAGCAAGCAGGGTCCCAACCCCTTCACCAAACTCACCGACCAGGAGCTGGAGGAGTACCGCAAGGAGGTGGAGCAGAAACAGAAAGGGCCTGAAG TGCAGGGTCGAGACGATAGTAGGGAGGGATCAGCCTCCAGCGTACCCTATCCTGAGCCTGAAATGCTACCGAGGGGTCGATCCTCCGTCTCCACACCTCTGCAGTCTGCCACAGAGTCACCCAGCTTAGAGATAGCCCCAGCTCCGAGTGCCACACCGGCCTCTGAGCGGGGCTCTTCCTCAATCGTCCTCTCCAGTGGGGCTGAGCCAGCTCAGGGCGGCACAGACTCTGCAGACGACGTTTTTTCGACCGCAGAAGAGGTTTTTTCAGCTCCAGATTCCCCACACAAGGAGTTCCACTGCGCCGTGGTGCGAGCCCTCAGCAAGGAGCCGTCAGCGGTACAAGCAGCTAAGGCAGAGCAGGCTCCAG ACCAGGAGCAGCTTGAAGAGCCTGAGGAGGCAGAGCCCAAAAGCCAGAAACCCACCACCACTCCACCCAGCACCCCCATCAGAGCAGAGGAAG GAGATGGAAATTCAAAAGAGTACCTGTTGCCATAG
- the add1 gene encoding alpha-adducin isoform X17 has product MNGNSGAGVVTAPPPTTAPHKERYFDRVDESSPEYQRERNMAPDLRQDFNMMEQRKRVSMILQSPAFCDELETMIQDQLKKGKTPTSLLALQQIADFMTTSMPSMYPAAPQGGMAALNMSLGMVTPVNDLRGSDSISYDKDEKLLRCKLAAFYRLADLFGWSELIYNHITVRVNSDQERFLIIPFGLLYSEVTASSLVKINLQGEIVDRGSTNLGVNQAGFILHSAIYAARPDVKCIVHIHTSAGGAVSAMKCGLLPISPEALSLGEVAYHDYQGILVDEEESTLIQRNLGPNSKVLILRNHGLVSVGETVEEAFYYIHNLVTACEIQVRTLASAGGPDNLVLLDPTKYKSRPRVPEPAVDGPSTHPKWLVGEQEFEALMRMLDNLGYRTGYPYRCPALRDKAKKHSEVEIAPSTHGGYSYGEDSDSGARSPMKQSFQRGQRDKTRWLNAGGRPDEPCEDGPDGSSPKSKPKVWTNITHDHVKPLLQSLSSGVCVPSCITNCLWTKEDGLRQSAAANQFIPMNTNPKEVLEMRNKIREQNLQDITTAGPQSQVLCASTMVERSFTQGELVTASKAIIEKEYQPKVIVSKQGPNPFTKLTDQELEEYRKEVEQKQKGPEVQGRDDSREGSASSVPYPEPEMLPRGRSSVSTPLQSATESPSLEIAPAPSATPASERGSSSIVLSSGAEPAQGGTDSADDVFSTAEEVFSAPDSPHKEFHCAVVRALSKEPSAVQAAKAEQAPDQEQLEEPEEAEPKSQKPTTTPPSTPIRAEEGDGNSKEYLLP; this is encoded by the exons ATGAACGGCAACTCAGGTGCCGGCGTGGTGACggccccccctcccaccacaGCCCCACACAAGGAGCGGTACTTCGACCGGGTGGATGAGAGCAGCCCGGAGTACCAGAGGGAGAGAAACATGGCACCCGACCTGCGGCAGGACTTCAACATGATGGAGCAGAGGAAGAGGGTCTCCATGATCCTACAGAGTCCG GCATTCTGCGACGAGCTGGAGACAATGATCCAGGATCAGCTGAAGAAGGGGAAGACGCCCACTAGCCTGTTGGCTCTGCAGCAGATCGCAGACTTCATGACCACCAGCATGCCTTCCATGTATCCCGCTGCACCTCAGGGAGGCATGGCGGCACTCAACATGA GTTTGGGTATGGTGACTCCAGTGAATGATCTGCGTGGCTCAGACTCTATTTCCTATGACAAGGACGAGAAGTTGCTCCGCTGCAAGCTGGCTGCCTTTTATCGGCTTGCTGACTTGTTCGGCTGGTCCGAGCTCATCTACAACCACATCACA GTCAGGGTGAACTCAGACCAGGAGCGCTTCCTAATTATCCCCTTTGGGCTCCTGTACAGTGAAGTCACCGCTTCCAGTCTG GTGAAGATAAACCTTCAAGGTGAGATTGTTGACCGGGGAAGCACCAATCTGGGGGTCAACCAGGCCGGCTTCATTCTCCACTCTGCCATCTACGCTGCACGGCCCGATGTCAAGTGTAttgtacatatacacacatccGCGGGTGGTGCG GTGTCCGCCATGAAATGCGGCCTGTTGCCCATCTCACCTGAGGCACTGTCCCTGGGTGAGGTGGCCTATCATGACTACCAAGGCATACTGGTGGATGAGGAAGAAAGTACCCTCATACAGAGGAACCTCGGGCCTAACAGCAAG GTGCTCATTCTGAGGAACCATGGCTTGGTGTCTGTAGGTGAAACAGTGGAGGAAGCTTTCTATTACATCCACAATCTGGTCACTGCCTGTGAGATCCAG GTGCGAACACTGGCCAGCGCTGGAGGGCCAGATAATCTGGTGTTGCTGGACCCAACGAAATACAAATCCCGCCCACGGGTCCCGGAGCCAGCCGTCGACGGGCCTTCTACACACCCCAAGTGGCTAGTCGGGGAGCAGGAGTTTGAGGCTCTCATGAGAATGCTCGACAACTTG GGCTACAGGACGGGCTACCCTTACCGCTGCCCAGCATTGCGAGACAAAGCTAAAAAGCACAGTGAAGTGGAGATCGCTCCCTCCACCCACGGTGGTTACTCATACGGGGAGGACAGTGACTCAGGTGCTCGCTCCCCAATGAAACAGAGCTTCCAGCGCGGCCAGCGTGACAAGACCCGCTGGCTCAATGCCGGCGGCCGGCCTGACGAGCCCTGCGAGGATGGGCCCGATGGCAGCAGCCCCAAGTCGAAGCCTAAGGTGTGGACGAACATAACACACGATCACGTCAAACCCTTGCTGCAGTCTCTCTCGTCTGGTGTCTGCGTGCCAAGCTGTATAACCAACTGCTTG TGGACAAAGGAAGACGGACTCCGCCAGTCTGCCGCAGCCAATCAGTTCATCCCAATGAACACCAACCCAAAGGAAGTCCTGGAAATGAGGAATAAG ATCCGGGAGCAGAACCTGCAGGACATAACCACAGCAGGGCCCCAGTCTCAGGTTCTGTGTGCCAGCACCATGGTGGAACGCTCCTTCACCCAG GGGGAGCTAGTGACCGCATCCAAAGCTATCATCGAGAAGGAGTACCAACCCAAGGTTATCGTCAGCAAGCAGGGTCCCAACCCCTTCACCAAACTCACCGACCAGGAGCTGGAGGAGTACCGCAAGGAGGTGGAGCAGAAACAGAAAGGGCCTGAAG TGCAGGGTCGAGACGATAGTAGGGAGGGATCAGCCTCCAGCGTACCCTATCCTGAGCCTGAAATGCTACCGAGGGGTCGATCCTCCGTCTCCACACCTCTGCAGTCTGCCACAGAGTCACCCAGCTTAGAGATAGCCCCAGCTCCGAGTGCCACACCGGCCTCTGAGCGGGGCTCTTCCTCAATCGTCCTCTCCAGTGGGGCTGAGCCAGCTCAGGGCGGCACAGACTCTGCAGACGACGTTTTTTCGACCGCAGAAGAGGTTTTTTCAGCTCCAGATTCCCCACACAAGGAGTTCCACTGCGCCGTGGTGCGAGCCCTCAGCAAGGAGCCGTCAGCGGTACAAGCAGCTAAGGCAGAGCAGGCTCCAG ACCAGGAGCAGCTTGAAGAGCCTGAGGAGGCAGAGCCCAAAAGCCAGAAACCCACCACCACTCCACCCAGCACCCCCATCAGAGCAGAGGAAG GAGATGGAAATTCAAAAGAGTACCTGTTGCCATAG
- the add1 gene encoding alpha-adducin isoform X10: MNGNSGAGVVTAPPPTTAPHKERYFDRVDESSPEYQRERNMAPDLRQDFNMMEQRKRVSMILQSPAFCDELETMIQDQLKKGKTPTSLLALQQIADFMTTSMPSMYPAAPQGGMAALNMSLGMVTPVNDLRGSDSISYDKDEKLLRCKLAAFYRLADLFGWSELIYNHITVRVNSDQERFLIIPFGLLYSEVTASSLVKINLQGEIVDRGSTNLGVNQAGFILHSAIYAARPDVKCIVHIHTSAGGAVSAMKCGLLPISPEALSLGEVAYHDYQGILVDEEESTLIQRNLGPNSKVLILRNHGLVSVGETVEEAFYYIHNLVTACEIQVRTLASAGGPDNLVLLDPTKYKSRPRVPEPAVDGPSTHPKWLVGEQEFEALMRMLDNLGYRTGYPYRCPALRDKAKKHSEVEIAPSTHGGYSYGEDSDSGARSPMKQSFQRGQRDKTRWLNAGGRPDEPCEDGPDGSSPKSKPKVWTNITHDHVKPLLQSLSSGVCVPSCITNCLWTKEDGLRQSAAANQFIPMNTNPKEVLEMRNKIREQNLQDITTAGPQSQVLCASTMVERSFTQRLSIWQDAPLSDCTDTIDGLDVSEGSYSPAKSIRKGELVTASKAIIEKEYQPKVIVSKQGPNPFTKLTDQELEEYRKEVEQKQKGPEVQGRDDSREGSASSVPYPEPEMLPRGRSSVSTPLQSATESPSLEIAPAPSATPASERGSSSIVLSSGAEPAQGGTDSADDVFSTAEEVFSAPDSPHKEFHCAVVRALSKEPSAVQAAKAEQAPDQEQLEEPEEAEPKSQKPTTTPPSTPIRAEEGDGNSKEYLLP; the protein is encoded by the exons ATGAACGGCAACTCAGGTGCCGGCGTGGTGACggccccccctcccaccacaGCCCCACACAAGGAGCGGTACTTCGACCGGGTGGATGAGAGCAGCCCGGAGTACCAGAGGGAGAGAAACATGGCACCCGACCTGCGGCAGGACTTCAACATGATGGAGCAGAGGAAGAGGGTCTCCATGATCCTACAGAGTCCG GCATTCTGCGACGAGCTGGAGACAATGATCCAGGATCAGCTGAAGAAGGGGAAGACGCCCACTAGCCTGTTGGCTCTGCAGCAGATCGCAGACTTCATGACCACCAGCATGCCTTCCATGTATCCCGCTGCACCTCAGGGAGGCATGGCGGCACTCAACATGA GTTTGGGTATGGTGACTCCAGTGAATGATCTGCGTGGCTCAGACTCTATTTCCTATGACAAGGACGAGAAGTTGCTCCGCTGCAAGCTGGCTGCCTTTTATCGGCTTGCTGACTTGTTCGGCTGGTCCGAGCTCATCTACAACCACATCACA GTCAGGGTGAACTCAGACCAGGAGCGCTTCCTAATTATCCCCTTTGGGCTCCTGTACAGTGAAGTCACCGCTTCCAGTCTG GTGAAGATAAACCTTCAAGGTGAGATTGTTGACCGGGGAAGCACCAATCTGGGGGTCAACCAGGCCGGCTTCATTCTCCACTCTGCCATCTACGCTGCACGGCCCGATGTCAAGTGTAttgtacatatacacacatccGCGGGTGGTGCG GTGTCCGCCATGAAATGCGGCCTGTTGCCCATCTCACCTGAGGCACTGTCCCTGGGTGAGGTGGCCTATCATGACTACCAAGGCATACTGGTGGATGAGGAAGAAAGTACCCTCATACAGAGGAACCTCGGGCCTAACAGCAAG GTGCTCATTCTGAGGAACCATGGCTTGGTGTCTGTAGGTGAAACAGTGGAGGAAGCTTTCTATTACATCCACAATCTGGTCACTGCCTGTGAGATCCAG GTGCGAACACTGGCCAGCGCTGGAGGGCCAGATAATCTGGTGTTGCTGGACCCAACGAAATACAAATCCCGCCCACGGGTCCCGGAGCCAGCCGTCGACGGGCCTTCTACACACCCCAAGTGGCTAGTCGGGGAGCAGGAGTTTGAGGCTCTCATGAGAATGCTCGACAACTTG GGCTACAGGACGGGCTACCCTTACCGCTGCCCAGCATTGCGAGACAAAGCTAAAAAGCACAGTGAAGTGGAGATCGCTCCCTCCACCCACGGTGGTTACTCATACGGGGAGGACAGTGACTCAGGTGCTCGCTCCCCAATGAAACAGAGCTTCCAGCGCGGCCAGCGTGACAAGACCCGCTGGCTCAATGCCGGCGGCCGGCCTGACGAGCCCTGCGAGGATGGGCCCGATGGCAGCAGCCCCAAGTCGAAGCCTAAGGTGTGGACGAACATAACACACGATCACGTCAAACCCTTGCTGCAGTCTCTCTCGTCTGGTGTCTGCGTGCCAAGCTGTATAACCAACTGCTTG TGGACAAAGGAAGACGGACTCCGCCAGTCTGCCGCAGCCAATCAGTTCATCCCAATGAACACCAACCCAAAGGAAGTCCTGGAAATGAGGAATAAG ATCCGGGAGCAGAACCTGCAGGACATAACCACAGCAGGGCCCCAGTCTCAGGTTCTGTGTGCCAGCACCATGGTGGAACGCTCCTTCACCCAG AGATTGTCAATCTGGCAG GACGCCCCTCTGTCTGACTGTACAGACACTATTGATGGCCTCGATGTGTCCGAGGGGTCCTATAGTCCTGCTAAATCAATTAGAAAG GGGGAGCTAGTGACCGCATCCAAAGCTATCATCGAGAAGGAGTACCAACCCAAGGTTATCGTCAGCAAGCAGGGTCCCAACCCCTTCACCAAACTCACCGACCAGGAGCTGGAGGAGTACCGCAAGGAGGTGGAGCAGAAACAGAAAGGGCCTGAAG TGCAGGGTCGAGACGATAGTAGGGAGGGATCAGCCTCCAGCGTACCCTATCCTGAGCCTGAAATGCTACCGAGGGGTCGATCCTCCGTCTCCACACCTCTGCAGTCTGCCACAGAGTCACCCAGCTTAGAGATAGCCCCAGCTCCGAGTGCCACACCGGCCTCTGAGCGGGGCTCTTCCTCAATCGTCCTCTCCAGTGGGGCTGAGCCAGCTCAGGGCGGCACAGACTCTGCAGACGACGTTTTTTCGACCGCAGAAGAGGTTTTTTCAGCTCCAGATTCCCCACACAAGGAGTTCCACTGCGCCGTGGTGCGAGCCCTCAGCAAGGAGCCGTCAGCGGTACAAGCAGCTAAGGCAGAGCAGGCTCCAG ACCAGGAGCAGCTTGAAGAGCCTGAGGAGGCAGAGCCCAAAAGCCAGAAACCCACCACCACTCCACCCAGCACCCCCATCAGAGCAGAGGAAG GAGATGGAAATTCAAAAGAGTACCTGTTGCCATAG